The nucleotide window GCCATGAACAACGCGAAGCGAGTGGAACCGGATGCTTCGCTCATCATCGTCGAGTTGGGCGGCAACGATGTCTTCTACGACACGCCATCAGAGGAATTTGCCGCGAACCTCGATGCAATGCTCTCCGAACTTGCGCGGCACAAAGTGCCCATCGCGTTGATAGAGTTGCCGTTGCCACCGTTCTACAATCGCTTTGGGGAGGCTCAGCGGCAGTTGGCCAAGAAGTATGGGGCCATGCTGGTGCCGCGCCGCTTGCTGGCGAGAGTGCTTGCATCACCGGATGCGACCGTCGACAGTCTGCATCTTTCTCCTGCCGGACACGAGCGGCTTGCGCAGGCGTTGTGGGAAATGCGTTGAGTTGCACACGGAATGCTGAGCGACACGCGCGAGATTGGAGTGGTGAGAATCGTGTCGGTAGCTATGGCGTTTCGTCTTGGTGCTCGATGGGTTTCAAGCCAGATCCTTCGCTTCGCTCAGGATGACAGCTAAGACGAGCCCAACTGTCATCCTGAGCGAAGCGAAGGATCTGGCTTATGCAACTTGGCAAATCAATCTGGACACCGTCTATTACGAGACCGTTCAGACAACGCTGCGCAATCAGATCCTGCGCGCTGCGCCGCACTGAGGGCATACGATCCAATCGGTTTGTAGGGCATAGCCGCAGCTATTGCAGGCGACATGTTCGAGGGCAGACTGCGCAGGAGAAGGCGCGAAGGACGGAACGGCCTCTCCTGTCCAATAGACGCCCATCCACATAGACGTCTTGCACGTCGCAGTAACGATCTCGCCGTTATTGTTGCGAAAGGTGACATCGTAGAACCGGCACCGGTTCTCGAACAGCCAGCCTTTCCCGAAAGGTGTCCACTCGATTTTAAGTACAACGCCGCCAGAGTACCCTATCACTCGAGTGATGCGGCGCTTGTCCAAGCGATGATTGATGATCCAGCTACATGCCGCGAGTATGCCTACGGCCACAAATGCAGCTATAAAAAGAGTTACCTCATTCAACGCTCATTTTCCCTTGCAGCTCCTTCATCGCACGATAGAGTTGCCGGTACTTTGGAAACAACTCGTCGTAGCGTGTGGCGCGTGTTGTGTCGGGTTCGACGGTGTCGCCGGTGCGGACCCACGCGTCGGCGATGTCGCGAGCGGGAATTCCGCTGACGGCTGCGTGAGCGAGTATCGCGACGCCCAGGCAACCGGCTTCGGTGACGGCAACGGTGGTGACGGGACGGTGGAGCACGTCGGCTTTCAGTTGTGTGAGGCGGCGGTTGCGCGAGCCGCCGCCAACGGCGCGGAAGTCGCTGACGGATACGCCCGCTTGCGCGAGAATATCGACGTTGAGCCGCATCTCAAACGCGACTCCTTCCAGCAGCGCGCGCAACACTTCGCCGCGTGTGGTTTGCAGGCGCAGTCCGAACAAAGCCCCCGGTGTTTCGGTGTCGAAGTAAGGCGTGCCCGACGGCGTGAAATACGGGAGCGCCATCACCGCGCCGGGATCTGGCGGCATTTGTTCGAGCAACAGGTCGTACACGTTTTGCCCCGTCCGTTGCGCTTCCACACTTTCGACGCCGCTCCACTGCTCGCGGAACCATTGCAGCAGGTTGCCGCCGGTAAGGCTGTAGGCGACGGTTGTATACGTGCCGGGCAACGTGAAATCGTACGTGCAGAGATTCGCGTCGAACAATTCCCGCGTGAAGGCCGCGCTGGGCAGCATCGGGCAGATGCATTCCACGGTACCGGTGGCGTACATGGCGCGGCCCGGTTCGACGGCGCCCGCACCCAACGCGGCACACGGCTGATCGTGTCCGCCCGCAACCACGAGCACGCCAGCCGGTAGTCCGAGCTCGTTGGCGATCCGCGACGGAATTTCGCCGACCACGCTTCCGCTTGGCGCGAGACGCGGCAATCGCGCCGCATCGATCTCCGCCGCATCCAGAACTTCCGCCGACCATTCGTGCAGGGTGACATCGAACAGCATCGTACGGCCCGCCAACGGCCAGCTCATGGCGTGATCGAGGCCAAGCCGCGTGTGCAGCAAATCCTCGAAGCAATGAAATCGCGTCGCGCTTGACCACACATCGGGGCGCTGCTCGCGAAACCACAGCAGTTTGTACAGCGTGAACAAGGGATGCGCGGTGTGGCCGGTGATGCCGTACAGCCGTTCCGCGCCGAAGGCCTCGGTCCATTCGCGCGCGATACGTGCGGGCCGCGCATCGGACGACACCATCGCGTTGGCCAACGGCGCACCGGAAGCGTCCAACGGCGTGACGGCTTCGCCTTGACTCGATATGCCGATAGCGCGCGGCGAATCGCCTGCGCACGCCGCGGCGCATTCCGCGAGCACGGCCAGCGCTTTGTCGCACACTTCGCGCGAGTCCAGCTCCGCCGCGTCCGGTTCGGGATGATGCAAGGGATACTCGCGATAGGCCGACGCGATCATATGTCCTTCGTCGTCGAACGCCACCGCCTTGCAGCCGGTCGTGCCGATATCCAGGCCGATGGTGCTCATGCTTCGTCCCGCCGGTACCAGAGCGCGAAGAACTGTCCTGCGAGCCGCTTGATCTCGTCGAAAGCAATCGTCTCGCGATGCACGTGTGTGAAGTATTGGAGCGAGGACGCGCTAGTCACGTCGGCTTTGGGGCCGAGTATGCCTTGCTCCGCGAGTTCCTTGGCAACCTTGGGGCCCGCAACCTTCGCCGCGTGTTGCGCCATGTCGCGGAACAGCACCGGTGTGCTGTCGCGTTCCAGCATGGTCCAGATGTTTGCCTTGCACACGCCGTCGTCGAAGAGATGTTCTATCTGCTCCGGCGGTACGGAGGATACGCCGTGCAAGCACATGCGCGTGCCTACGAGGTCGCGGACCTGCCGCGCCATCTCGCCGTGGTACTGCAACGTCGACGCGGACGCGCGATGCTCCGTGCCGAGATTGGCAACGATGATGTCCGCGCCCGTGCGCTGGAAATATTCCGCGGCGCGTTCCGGCGTCGTCAAATCGTTTCGCTGATCGCCGGTTGCCTCCGCGATCTCGTCGCAGGCGCCTTCGATGAAGATCTCGTGCTTGTGCGCGTCCACAAACCGCGCGGTTGCCTCCATGTTTTGCTCGAACGGCAGTTCGGATGCGTCGTACATAATCGACGAGAACTGCCGCATGTCCCACGCGAGCAACTCTTCGTCGATGTCGTGCTGGATATGATCGAGGTGCGCCATGACGCGCAGCTTCTCGAACGGCGACCCCGGCGCAGTTAG belongs to Candidatus Hydrogenedentota bacterium and includes:
- a CDS encoding class II fructose-bisphosphate aldolase, which encodes MPLVVDRNAVCDTYAWAAEQRWVMPGFGTESQTTTEALLAAALEHANRIGVPNMPVIVSVTNLYTGRTQTVNYTRTKRWDIGLRMFMSNLEVLTAPGSPFEKLRVMAHLDHIQHDIDEELLAWDMRQFSSIMYDASELPFEQNMEATARFVDAHKHEIFIEGACDEIAEATGDQRNDLTTPERAAEYFQRTGADIIVANLGTEHRASASTLQYHGEMARQVRDLVGTRMCLHGVSSVPPEQIEHLFDDGVCKANIWTMLERDSTPVLFRDMAQHAAKVAGPKVAKELAEQGILGPKADVTSASSLQYFTHVHRETIAFDEIKRLAGQFFALWYRRDEA
- a CDS encoding acyl-CoA thioesterase; the encoded protein is AMNNAKRVEPDASLIIVELGGNDVFYDTPSEEFAANLDAMLSELARHKVPIALIELPLPPFYNRFGEAQRQLAKKYGAMLVPRRLLARVLASPDATVDSLHLSPAGHERLAQALWEMR
- a CDS encoding zinc ribbon domain-containing protein, whose product is MNEVTLFIAAFVAVGILAACSWIINHRLDKRRITRVIGYSGGVVLKIEWTPFGKGWLFENRCRFYDVTFRNNNGEIVTATCKTSMWMGVYWTGEAVPSFAPSPAQSALEHVACNSCGYALQTDWIVCPQCGAARRI